The following are from one region of the Sphingomonas sp. J315 genome:
- a CDS encoding MbcA/ParS/Xre antitoxin family protein — MAENLAGPLSGSDMPSVSAGFEAFLKIAELWRLSSDEQIKLLGSPARSTYFKWKKDGGVIPADTLERISHILSIFKALEILIPDADAADSWVRRENDYFDGQSALNVMLGGQVVDIYRVRQYLDAQRGC; from the coding sequence ATGGCTGAAAATTTAGCTGGCCCCCTGTCGGGTAGCGATATGCCATCGGTTTCAGCCGGATTTGAAGCTTTCCTCAAAATTGCCGAACTTTGGCGCCTCTCGAGCGACGAACAGATCAAGCTGCTGGGGTCGCCGGCGCGATCGACTTACTTCAAATGGAAGAAGGACGGCGGCGTCATCCCGGCGGACACGCTGGAACGCATCTCGCATATCCTGTCGATCTTCAAAGCACTCGAGATACTGATCCCTGACGCCGACGCTGCAGATAGTTGGGTGCGTCGGGAAAATGACTATTTTGATGGCCAAAGCGCGCTCAACGTTATGCTCGGAGGGCAAGTTGTTGATATCTACCGCGTCAGACAGTATCTTGACGCTCAGCGTGGATGCTGA
- the dinB gene encoding DNA polymerase IV — protein sequence MTDPTVRKIIHIDMDAFFASVEQRDDPALRGKPVAVGSAAARGVVAAASYEARTFGVRSALPSVTALRRCPELVFVPPRFEVYRAVSAQIHAIFADYTDLIQPLSLDEAYLDVTEDRRGLQTAWATAKEIRARILEQTGLTASAGISYNKFLAKLASDHRKPNGQFAVTPEMGAAWVEQLPVAKFHGVGPVTAAKMKRLGIETGADLKARSIAFLAQHFGSSAEWYHGIARGIDDRPVNPSRERKSSGAETTFDRDLTDPAEIEAGVLKMAGDVAAWCLGRQQFGRTVTVKAKYADFRQVTRSRTQPQTVCDPSDLRSTAIELIRSLYPLEQGVRLVGVTVSKFEPMTWDMPLFSDDKSLE from the coding sequence ATGACCGATCCGACCGTCCGAAAGATCATCCATATCGACATGGATGCCTTCTTCGCTTCGGTCGAGCAGCGCGACGATCCGGCGCTTCGGGGGAAACCTGTCGCCGTCGGCTCGGCGGCGGCACGCGGCGTGGTGGCTGCGGCAAGCTATGAGGCACGTACGTTCGGGGTGCGCTCGGCCCTGCCATCGGTGACCGCATTGCGGCGTTGTCCGGAGCTGGTATTTGTGCCGCCACGCTTCGAGGTTTACCGCGCGGTCTCGGCGCAGATCCACGCCATCTTTGCCGACTATACCGACCTCATCCAGCCGCTCTCGCTGGACGAAGCCTATCTCGATGTGACCGAGGATCGCCGGGGGCTGCAGACCGCCTGGGCGACCGCCAAGGAAATCCGCGCGCGCATCCTGGAGCAGACCGGTCTCACGGCATCGGCAGGGATCTCCTACAACAAGTTTCTCGCCAAGCTCGCTTCGGATCATCGCAAGCCCAATGGGCAGTTCGCGGTCACGCCCGAAATGGGCGCGGCCTGGGTCGAGCAGTTGCCGGTCGCCAAGTTCCACGGAGTGGGTCCGGTGACTGCCGCCAAGATGAAGCGGCTGGGCATCGAAACCGGGGCCGACCTCAAGGCGCGATCGATCGCGTTTTTGGCCCAGCATTTTGGTAGTTCAGCCGAATGGTATCATGGCATCGCGCGGGGCATCGACGATCGCCCGGTAAACCCGAGCCGTGAGCGCAAATCATCGGGGGCGGAGACGACGTTCGACCGCGACCTTACCGACCCCGCTGAGATCGAGGCTGGCGTCCTGAAAATGGCTGGCGATGTCGCAGCATGGTGTTTGGGCCGTCAGCAGTTCGGGCGGACTGTCACAGTCAAGGCGAAGTACGCGGATTTCAGGCAAGTGACTCGCAGTCGAACCCAGCCACAGACGGTGTGCGATCCGAGCGATTTGCGGTCGACGGCAATCGAGTTGATCCGCTCCCTCTATCCGCTTGAGCAAGGGGTGCGGCTTGTCGGTGTTACGGTGTCGAAATTTGAACCGATGACGTGGGATATGCCGCTATTCTCGGATGACAAGTCGCTCGAGTGA
- a CDS encoding MucR family transcriptional regulator, translating into MSEDTNLNPVELATELTIAWLGNQNNRVQADEVPTFLRTMHATLTELSGATSAPNAPQDDAEPAQEFVPAVTVRKSLGSKDHIISMIDGKPYKTLRRHLSTHGLTPEEYRARYNLKPDYPMVAESYSEARRAMAKKIGLGNKGRAAKKRAPKSA; encoded by the coding sequence ATGTCTGAAGACACGAATTTGAACCCGGTCGAGCTTGCAACCGAGCTGACGATTGCGTGGCTCGGAAACCAGAACAACCGCGTGCAGGCGGACGAAGTGCCGACGTTTCTGCGCACGATGCATGCGACATTGACCGAACTTTCGGGCGCAACTTCCGCGCCGAATGCACCTCAGGATGACGCCGAACCGGCGCAAGAGTTCGTGCCGGCAGTGACTGTTCGCAAGTCGCTCGGGTCGAAGGATCACATCATTTCGATGATCGACGGCAAGCCGTACAAGACGCTGCGGCGGCATCTCTCGACGCACGGTCTGACACCGGAAGAGTATCGCGCGCGCTATAACCTCAAACCCGATTACCCGATGGTTGCGGAAAGCTATTCGGAAGCGCGCCGCGCGATGGCGAAGAAGATCGGCCTGGGTAACAAAGGCCGTGCGGCCAAGAAGCGTGCGCCGAAATCTGCCTGA
- a CDS encoding HEPN domain-containing protein, with protein sequence MKSEIDHLPEQQQRELERVRAILLEEFDRAIGSATAAHKRNGKVLKIILFGSYAREDWVDEPDNGYQSDFDLLIVVSHENLTDIADYWYIAEDRIARDPSIARPVNIIVHALDEVNRSLSRGEYFWTDIARDGIALYELPGHSLATPKPLTAADAHRMAREYFERWSNGVDDLLAGVQLYRERDNPNLAAFTLHQAAERLYICFLLVQTLYFPRSHNIKFLRSLAEDKDPRLVDAWPRATKADRARFERLKRAYVEARYSASYAITREDLDALAASIEQLRDLVAALCTERLEELKAAAES encoded by the coding sequence ATGAAGTCCGAGATCGACCATCTTCCCGAGCAGCAGCAGCGTGAACTCGAGCGCGTGCGCGCTATCCTGCTCGAGGAATTCGACAGGGCGATCGGTTCTGCAACCGCCGCGCACAAACGCAATGGCAAAGTGCTCAAGATCATCCTGTTCGGCAGCTATGCCCGCGAGGACTGGGTCGATGAACCCGACAATGGCTATCAGTCCGACTTCGATCTGCTGATCGTCGTCAGTCACGAAAACCTCACCGACATCGCCGACTACTGGTACATCGCCGAGGACAGGATCGCGCGCGATCCCAGCATCGCACGCCCGGTCAATATCATCGTCCATGCGCTGGACGAGGTGAACCGCAGCCTCTCGCGCGGCGAGTATTTCTGGACCGATATCGCGCGCGACGGCATCGCGCTCTACGAGCTGCCGGGCCATTCGTTGGCAACGCCCAAGCCGCTTACAGCGGCCGACGCGCACCGCATGGCGCGCGAGTATTTTGAGCGATGGTCAAATGGCGTCGATGACCTGCTGGCCGGAGTGCAGCTTTATCGGGAGCGTGATAACCCGAACCTAGCCGCGTTCACGCTGCACCAAGCTGCGGAGCGGCTCTATATCTGCTTCCTGCTTGTGCAGACGCTGTATTTCCCGCGCTCGCATAACATCAAGTTTCTGCGCTCGCTTGCCGAGGACAAAGACCCACGTCTGGTCGATGCGTGGCCGCGCGCGACCAAGGCCGACCGGGCACGGTTCGAGCGGTTAAAACGCGCCTATGTCGAGGCGAGATATTCGGCCAGCTATGCGATCACACGCGAGGATCTTGACGCGCTTGCCGCGTCCATCGAGCAGCTGCGCGACCTTGTTGCCGCGCTCTGCACCGAGCGGCTCGAAGAGCTCAAGGCCGCCGCAGAAAGCTGA
- a CDS encoding ParB/RepB/Spo0J family partition protein: MELKHIDLTNLSVSTANMRGVKKVPDLTNILPSVRARGVLVPLIVRQNGSPDTYEIVAGKRRYHAALAVAEEGGGSDALPCAIMEAGDDAAALEASLIENMARLDPDEVTRWETFTRLIREGRSPEDVALTFGLTEVQVKRTLALGNLLPRIRNLYRHEQIDAVTVRHLTLASKAQQRDWLALVDDPEQRAPVGQQLKAWLFGGTSILCDAALFDVAEYKGEIVSDLFGDERYFASVETFWTAQEAAIAARAEAYREAGWSEVVVLERGDYFRSWEHERRSKRQGGRVFISIGHRGDVTFHEGYVTTKEARKLERGEAVEKPTRPEVTATLQDYIDLHRHAAVRAKLVDAPGVALRVAVAHMIAGSPLWNVRVEPQRAASDAVTESVEVSASEAAFDAKRRAVIALLGFDPEAPTVTGGNEGSTTALFAKLLSLDDAQLLSILAIVMAETLDARSDMVDLLGEHLAVDMAPVWEANDALLDAVRDREVLGAMVEEVAGKSVAEANAKESGKVLRTILKDCVSGSNGRAKVEGWVPRWLRFPASAYTPRGGVGSVRRSAAVATLIAPEGEDGLETVEGSQPNAAEPHTAQPPEAA, from the coding sequence ATGGAACTCAAGCATATCGACCTCACCAACCTGTCTGTCTCGACCGCCAATATGCGGGGCGTGAAGAAGGTGCCCGATCTCACCAACATCCTGCCGTCTGTACGGGCGCGCGGCGTGCTGGTGCCGCTGATCGTGCGGCAGAATGGCAGTCCCGACACCTATGAGATCGTCGCGGGCAAGCGGCGCTACCATGCAGCCCTTGCCGTGGCCGAAGAAGGCGGCGGGAGTGACGCGCTGCCGTGCGCGATCATGGAGGCGGGAGACGACGCAGCGGCGCTTGAAGCCTCGCTGATCGAGAACATGGCCCGGCTCGATCCCGACGAGGTGACGCGATGGGAGACGTTCACCCGGCTGATCCGCGAGGGTCGCAGCCCCGAGGATGTCGCGCTGACCTTTGGCCTCACCGAGGTGCAGGTGAAGCGTACGCTTGCGCTTGGCAATTTGCTGCCGCGCATCCGCAACCTCTACCGCCACGAGCAGATCGACGCGGTGACCGTGCGACACCTGACCCTCGCGAGCAAGGCGCAGCAGCGCGACTGGCTAGCGCTGGTCGACGATCCCGAGCAGCGCGCTCCGGTCGGTCAGCAGCTCAAGGCGTGGCTGTTCGGCGGTACGTCGATCCTGTGCGATGCTGCGCTGTTCGACGTTGCCGAGTACAAGGGCGAGATCGTCTCCGACCTGTTCGGCGACGAGCGCTATTTCGCGAGTGTCGAGACGTTCTGGACCGCGCAGGAGGCGGCGATTGCCGCGCGGGCCGAAGCATATCGCGAGGCCGGGTGGAGCGAGGTCGTGGTGCTGGAGCGCGGCGACTATTTCCGCAGCTGGGAGCATGAGCGGCGCTCAAAACGTCAGGGCGGCAGGGTGTTCATCAGCATCGGTCATCGCGGCGATGTCACCTTCCATGAAGGCTATGTCACCACCAAGGAGGCGCGGAAGCTGGAGCGGGGCGAAGCTGTCGAGAAGCCGACCCGGCCCGAGGTCACGGCGACCTTGCAGGACTATATCGACCTGCATCGCCATGCAGCGGTGCGTGCCAAGCTGGTCGATGCGCCGGGCGTGGCGTTGCGGGTGGCGGTCGCGCACATGATCGCGGGTTCGCCGCTGTGGAATGTACGTGTCGAGCCGCAGCGCGCGGCCTCCGATGCGGTGACCGAGAGCGTCGAGGTCAGCGCCAGCGAGGCGGCGTTCGATGCCAAGCGGCGCGCGGTAATCGCGTTGCTCGGGTTCGATCCCGAGGCACCGACGGTGACCGGTGGAAACGAGGGGAGCACTACCGCCCTGTTCGCCAAGCTGTTGTCGCTCGACGATGCACAGCTGTTGTCGATCCTCGCCATCGTCATGGCCGAAACCCTCGACGCGCGCAGCGACATGGTGGACCTGTTGGGCGAGCATCTGGCGGTCGACATGGCCCCGGTGTGGGAGGCCAACGATGCGCTTCTGGACGCGGTCCGCGACCGCGAGGTGCTTGGCGCGATGGTCGAGGAAGTGGCGGGCAAGTCCGTTGCCGAGGCGAACGCCAAGGAGAGCGGCAAGGTACTGCGCACCATCCTCAAGGACTGCGTTAGCGGCTCCAACGGGCGCGCGAAGGTCGAGGGCTGGGTCCCGCGCTGGCTGCGCTTCCCGGCATCGGCCTATACGCCACGCGGCGGCGTCGGATCGGTACGGCGCTCGGCTGCGGTTGCAACGCTGATCGCGCCAGAGGGCGAGGACGGTTTGGAGACGGTTGAGGGGAGCCAACCCAATGCCGCCGAGCCGCACACCGCGCAGCCTCCCGAAGCCGCATGA
- a CDS encoding RES family NAD+ phosphorylase, translating to MTLSVDAEQFQLASIDQIWHRLIPSRFPPIRVYERIAANDQHDAVTELEVLTSPRVRARQRLIGIGAVDEASPQLQNWNHAPFTYLNPEGSALFRPAIAVLELFDTLQTALAVSVVRRERFLRSTRVPKLGLDMRVLTTRIRGEFADLRGAALPDNKSERWTIGDRLVKAQVDGVLFNCPERSGASCLAVLNSGVLERSVQADHFRFVWDGARILSLYSFSGQGTVIAADALSGPAIKELQ from the coding sequence TTGACGCTCAGCGTGGATGCTGAGCAGTTCCAGTTGGCATCAATTGACCAGATTTGGCATCGGCTCATTCCATCGCGCTTCCCCCCCATCCGGGTGTATGAGCGTATCGCCGCGAATGATCAGCATGACGCGGTCACCGAACTGGAGGTGCTCACCAGCCCACGCGTGCGGGCTCGGCAGCGCTTGATTGGCATCGGGGCGGTCGATGAAGCCAGCCCGCAGCTACAGAATTGGAATCACGCGCCGTTCACTTATCTCAACCCTGAAGGAAGCGCTTTGTTCAGGCCCGCAATTGCGGTGCTTGAGCTTTTTGACACGCTGCAGACAGCGCTTGCCGTCTCAGTTGTTCGACGCGAGCGATTCCTAAGAAGTACCCGTGTGCCCAAGTTAGGACTTGATATGCGGGTTCTCACGACAAGGATACGCGGGGAGTTTGCCGATCTTCGTGGTGCGGCTCTTCCTGATAATAAGAGTGAGCGCTGGACAATCGGTGATCGACTTGTGAAGGCGCAAGTTGACGGTGTGCTGTTCAACTGCCCGGAGCGCAGCGGAGCTTCTTGCTTGGCTGTTCTCAACAGCGGCGTCTTGGAACGCAGTGTTCAGGCGGATCACTTTCGATTTGTCTGGGATGGTGCGCGTATCCTGTCGCTCTACTCATTTAGCGGTCAAGGCACGGTTATCGCTGCCGACGCGCTCAGTGGCCCGGCGATCAAAGAACTTCAATAA
- a CDS encoding sigma factor-like helix-turn-helix DNA-binding protein yields the protein MAHHLPLPELLRRIDQALDTMEPLPYAVFERHRFSGLDYARIAIELGVSVDEVERALADAMFHINRSVEQGGL from the coding sequence ATGGCTCACCATCTGCCCCTGCCGGAACTGCTCCGGCGCATCGATCAGGCGCTCGATACGATGGAGCCGCTGCCCTATGCGGTGTTCGAGCGGCACCGCTTTTCAGGTCTCGATTACGCCCGGATCGCCATCGAGCTTGGCGTCAGCGTGGACGAAGTCGAGCGCGCCCTTGCCGACGCAATGTTTCATATTAACCGCAGCGTCGAGCAGGGCGGGCTATGA